The window AGGACACTTCAGAACCCATTGGAAGCAAGAGGCCATTGTGACCCTGCAGGGCCCTGTATAACCAATGGGTCATTGTAGCACAgcagggcctcatggaatcAAGGGGATCATAGTGATGCTGTGGGGCTCCATGAAACCACAGGGGCATTCTGACTGTGGAACCAAGGAGACCATTGTGAACCAGTGGGGGAACCTGCAGAGACTACTGTGACACTTCAAGGTCTTGTGACACCAAAGGGCCCCTGTGGAACTGCAGGGCCTCGTGGAACCAATGAGACCATTGTGACATTGCACGGCCTCATGGCAGCAAGGAGCCATTGTGACACTCTGGGGCCTTGTAGAACCaaggagaccattgtgacactgccaccatggaaccaaggagaccattgtgacactacAGGGCTCCATGGAACTAAGAACTCATGTAACAGTGAAGGGCCCAATGGAATCAAGGGGCCATTCCATACTTTAGGGCCTCAGGGATCCAAGGTGCCCCTGTGACACTGTAAGGCCTCATGGAATCCTGGCGACTATTTTGGCACTTTGAGACCTCATTGAATCTAGGGGCTCTGCAGGATGTTGTGGAACCCaggagaccattgtgacactgcagggcctcaTGAGAGCAATGAGACCATTTTGGAACTCTGAGTCTCCATGGAACCAAGAGGCCATTGTGTCATCACAGGGCCTCATAGAACCAAGGcaaccattgtgacactgccaGGTCTCATGGATtaaggggccattgtgacactgtggaTCCAAGGAGATCACTGTGATATTTCTGGGCCTCATGGAAATAAAGATCTGTTCTGATACTACAGGGCTTCGTGAAACCAATGGACAATTGTGATGCTGCAGGGCCCCAGCATAGAACAGGTCTGCTTGGCTTGGCCTCCTGGGGGCTGCCTGACTGGTCCAAATGACCTTGGCATGTTGAGGGCTGTCCTCATCTGTCTCTGAAGCCCTAGAGTTCCgtgctttccttcctgtgggaaagaactgtccttctcctccaggtgcCCTTGGCCAAAGTTGTGATTCTGCctccaaatttatttatatCCAAAGATTGTTCCCAATTTGAAACCTGCCAGGACAGACAGCTCTGGCTGGCCTTGGCCTTTTGGAGGCCACCCCTCATCTGGCTTCAAAATACTGGGGGACCATGCTTCTCTTCCCATGGAAAAACATCTTTCAAGTCCAGGCATCTATGGTCAAAGCTGGGAATCTGCCTCAAAAATTCCTCAATCCAAGGATAACATCCAGAAAAAAGCTGACAGAATTCTCTAGGTTCCCGTGGCTTCCTGAGGGCTAGCTCTCATCTGCCTATGAAACCCTGGTTCTCTGCCCTTCCATTCCTGGGGAGAAGAACTGTCATTCTGGTCCAGCACCCACAGCTGAAATGGAATTCCACCTCCAGAATTCCACATGTATCCAAGGGTTCCTTTCAGACAAAAGCTGTAAGGACAGACAGCTTGGGCCTTTCCTTGGCCTCTAGTGAGTGCCTCCTATCTGCCTTCAAAACCCTGGGGTTCTGTGGCTTCCTTCCTATAGAAAAGAACCATCCTTCTTGTCCAGGTGTTTGTGGCCTAAAGCTCTTTTCTCAGTGGATGGAGACTGAGGACAGCAGGGGAGAACCCTGGGTGGGATTGAAGGGTGGTGTCAGAGATAGTGAATCCTTTTGaaatagcagagaaaagccagaaaggaaaaaattaatgcaaaggGCAACTGGGGATGGCCAGGCTGGGAACAGAGATAAAGGAATttctgtcccagggctgggctgtggtgcAACACATCCCCAAGAAGGAGCCTGGGGCAGCCCAAAGCTttgtgtgcccaggcagaggcaggcaggacacagagctgtcagcaaaggaaggggccagcgaggtggggcagccgggggatgacgacagcctgcagggacagaggcgcagggcatggacaccgtaggacagcctgggctggagagggcacagggatgggcagcagctgaaaggccctgacacagccaactcctgcagcacttgggccatggctgctggccctgggcctgagccatgagcaggagacaagtgaccctggcaggcctggggcctcattgcctccttgtccctgctcagcagcctggcaggggccgccccatggtgctgcccttggcattgcacatccccacatcccagtgtcccgggaagagccctgagcactgagggagggacaggatctgccttggcaggggctggggctcaggccttggccctttgcattcctgaaacacatgCAGGTTTGCTCAGCACCAGAGacacctttgccttgtttgtccccacctgtcatcactgtCTGCAGTGTTTTGCTCTAACTGGAACTTGGAGAAACTTTCCCCAGTCAGGTTGCTCTCTGGGACCCATTAAAACTTGAAGAAACTTCAATGTTTCAATTTAACTTTGATTTCTTGAGAAGTTTTTGAACATTCTCTCAGGGACGAAGTTGAATGTAAACAACACCAAATCCATGAGAGGCTCATTAAACgtcttgtgctgtgtctgtgctgctgagctgggccgggctctGGCAacaaagaaaagtttcaaaaagacatttctcctgAGGAGAAATCCTCCTGCAGATGGAACAACTGTGCTATTTGAAATGTAGACACAGAGTGAAAGTTTACAGTGGGAGAActaccttttctgttcctttctctgtaATTGTTAACTCACTCttctttgtttgatttggtttagttctgtttgttttggtttagttttgttcTTAACAGTATAGAACATCATTCTCTTACATGGGATATTCACTTTTGTTCTTATGCCTACTGATATCTATGCCTATGGAAACTTAACTTTTGATTACAATATGTATGTTTCACCAGCAAATAAACACATTGAACTGAATAATAAAACTAATCTGTCTCTAGCACCCACTGCCGCTTTAGTAAATTCTCTTGctccttttccagtttttgttgcttttgtcttctgcaatttcagttcttctgttGGCTGAAGCAACATCTCTGCTTGCTGTTACTCTCCTTCTTGTATAGTTCTTTTCAACACTTTCCCTCGTACAGTTCCAAACTCATTTTCAtgatgtttcttctctttgagtTGGGTCACCTCCATTTTTTTTGCGTTAGTTGCTCACTCCAAGCTTTTCTTACATTCCCTTTGATCTGCTCCGACTCCACCTTCTCAAAGCTCTGCTGCCACTTCTAGCTACGCATTGCTGCCGTGAACACTTGCATGTGCTGCCCCAGGATCCCACAGACTGCAGCCATACCTTGGGGCCAGCATCTCATAAGTTATTCAGACTCTTGGGCTCTCAGTTCTGCCTACATTGCTTTCAAGCTCTCAGGTCCACCTGGCTGCAATTCATCTGGATTTTTAGGCTCTCAGGTCTCCCTATTTTGCTCTCACTCTCTTCACCTGCTCTGATCTTCAGGCTCTTGACCAACCTGGGTCAGTTCAGCTGTGTTCCACCATCTCACTGTCTCACTGGTCTGTAGTCATCAGCCAGGATCATGTCAGGGTCACCATTCATTGTTGCCCAGTCCTCATAGGGGGCACCAGTTGACAGTGGAGCCTCGACTGACACAGGTGTCAGTCTCTTATTATCTAAAACCTCTTACAGCTTTCTCTCTGTAGCCTacccacaggcagctccacacagccttctggctccttctctcttcctcctgcaggactgGATAACTCTTTCCTGTCCCTTGAATGAGCACCAGACCCTCTCTGTCGCTCACACGCCTATTTGACCCTTcttcctcccagcacagcctgcacacTCCAACAGACACTTGCCCAGCTCACCCACTGTGTTATAATACTCATTCTCATTGGACATGGCTGGGATCTAttaagggcaaggctgttcccactcttgggAATTAGTACAGCTGCAATTTATCAGGGGCgagattgccttcagcactgtCTCTATTCTCTTTACAATCTGTCCTCCCACACCAAGGAGAATCTGTGTACAgtacagaacctcatggaaccaagggatCATTGTGGCACAGCAAGGCCTTGTGGAACCAAAGAGACCGTGGTGACACTATGGAACCTCATGGAACAAAGGGTCCATtgtgacacagcagggctgcagaactAAGGagtccattgtgacactgcagaacCTCACGGTGTCCATGTTACACTGCTGAACCTCATGGAACATAGTGTCCATGGTGACACTGCAGAGCAAAGGAGACTGTTGCTGGCAGTACGAAAGCTCATGGAACCAAAAGTCCATTGTGACATTGTGGGACCTCATGGAACCATGGTGAGCATTAGGACACTTCAGAACCCATTGGAAGCAAGAGGCCATTGTGACCCTGCAGGGCCCTGTATAACCAATGGGTCATTGTAGCACAgcagggcctcatggaatcAAGGGGATCATAGTGATGCTGTGGGGCTCCATGAAACCACAGGGGCATTCTGACTGTGGAACCAAGGAGACCATTGTGAACCGGTGGGGGAACCTGCAGAGACTACTGTGACACTTCAAGGTCTTGTGACACCAAAGGGCCCCTGTGGAACTGCAGGGCCTCGTGGAACCAATGAGACCATTGTGACATTGCACGGCCTCATGGCAGCAAGGAGCCATTGTGACACTCTGGGGCCTTGTAGAACCaaggagaccattgtgacactgccaccatggaaccaaggagaccattgtgacactacAGGGCTCCATGGAACTAAGAACTCATGTAACAGTGAAGGGCCCAATGGAATCAAGGGGCCATTCCATACTTTAGGGCCTCAGGGATCCAAGGTGCCCCTGTGACACTGTAAGGCCTCATGGAATCCTGGCGACTATTTTGGCACTTTGAGACCTCATTGAATCTAGGGGCTCTGCAGGATGTTGTGGAACCCaggagaccattgtgacactgcagggcctcaTGAGAGCAATGAGACCATTTTGGAACTCTGAGTCTCCATGGAACCAAGAGGCCATTGTGTCATCACAGGGCCTCATAGAACCAAGGcaaccattgtgacactgccaGGTCTCATGGATtaaggggccattgtgacactgtggaTCCAAGGAGATCACTGTGATATTTCTGGGCCTCATGGAAATAAAGATCTGTTCTGATACTACAGGGCTTCGTGAAACCAATGGACAATTGTGATGCTGCAGGGCCCCAGCATAGAACAGGTCTGCTTGGCTTGGCCTCCTGGGGGCTGCCTGACTGGTCCAAATGACCTTGGCATGTTGAGGGCTGTCCTCATCTGTCTCTGAAGCCCTAGAGTTCCgtgctttccttcctgtgggaaagaactgtccttctcctccaggtgcCCTTGGCCAAAGTTGTGATTCTGCctccaaatttatttatatCCAAAGATTGTTCCCAATTTGAAACCTGCCAGGACAGACAGCTCTGGCTGGCCTTGGCCTTTTGGAGGCCACCCCTCATCTGGCTTCAAAATACTGGGGGACCATGCTTCTCTTCCCATGGAAAAACATCTTTCAAGTCCAGGCATCTATGGTCAAAGCTGGGAATCTGCCTCAAAAATTCCTCAATCCAAGGATAACATCCAGAAAAAAGCTGACAGAATTCTCTAGGTTCCCGTGGCTTCCTGAGGGCTAGCTCTCATCTGCCTATGAAACCCTGGTTCTCTGCCCTTCCATTCCTGGGGAGAAGAACTGTCATTCTGGTCCAGCACCCACAGCTGAAATGGAATTCCACCTCCAGAATTCCACATGTATCCAAGGGTTCCTTTCAGACAAAAGCTGTAAGGACAGACAGCTTGGGCCTTTCCTTGGCCTCTAGTGAGTGCCTCCTATCTGCCTTCAAAACCCTGGGGTTCTGTGGCTTCCTTCCTATAGAAAAGAACCATCCTTCTTGTCCAGGTGTTTGTGGCCTAAAGCTCTTTTCTCAGTGGATGGAGACTGAGGACAGCAGGGGAGAACCCTGGGTGGGATTGAAGGGTGGTGTCAGAGATAGTGAATCCTTTTGaaatagcagagaaaagccagaaaggaaaaaattaatgcaaaggGCAACTGGGGATGGCCAGGCTGGGAACAGAGATAAAGGAATttctgtcccagggctgggctgtggtgcAACACATCCCCAAGAAGGAGCCTGGGGCAGCCCAAAGCTTTGTGTGCCCAgacagaggcaggcaggacacagagctgtcagcaaaggaaggggccagcgaggtggggcagccgggggatgacgacagcctgcagggacagaggcgcagggcatggacaccgtaggacagcctgggctggagagggcacagggatgggcagcagctgaaaggccctgacacagccaactcctgcagcacttgggccatggctgctggccctgggcctgagccatgagcaggagacaagtgaccctggcaggcctggggcctcattgcctTCTTCTCcgtgctcagcagcctggcaggggccgccccatggtgctgcccttggcattgcacatccccacatcccagtgtcctgggaagagccctgagcactgagggagggacaggatctgccttggcaggggctggggctcaggccttggccccttgcattcctgaaatacttgcaggtttgctcagcatcagagacaccttgccttgtttgtccccacctgtcatcactgcctgcagtgttcAGATTGAACTAATCAGGCAAAACATTCTCAGTGAGACTtattaaaacttcaagaaatATTGGAATTTTTCATCTGACTTAGTTCTTGAGAAGTTTTTTGAACACTCTGTGGAACTATGTCTGATGTAAACAACACCAAAGCCCTGAGAGGGTcattaaagtccttgtgctgtgtctgtgctgctgagctgggctgagctcctggcacagaggcagctcttgGCAACCAAGAAGAGcttcaaaaagacatttctcctgaggagcggctcctctcccagcccagcagggctgagggcactgcctgcaggtaCCTGAGGCAGTGAAGCAGACAGAGGCTCAAGGAAACTAGAAGGACAATTCTGAGCTTCTTCATGGAGAAATCTTCACCACTCCTGGCACAGTAagtctctggctgcagggatctcctcAAGCTGACCCAGGACAGGACTGACATGACTGTaaggatggctctgctgccctttctgctttgggggaggatgtgctccagagcggggctgccctgggcactgtcagagggacagggcaggacggctcctgctgccagggacggctgcaggggctgaagctggggctgcagccaggggtgcccagggctgtcgtgcagagcagctcctgcagccctgagggctcttggccaggccaggggatctgccacctgccaggggcagctctcagcctgcctgggagctccccaTGGACTGTGGGGAGAAGTTGGAGGTGGAAGAAGCGACCCCCACCAGGGCAGATTCCTCCTCCTGTGGAGATGGTGCTGcatggccagggctgctctcagctttctcataaagaaaagggaaagtggCTGTCATGTTTGTCTGTGTCACTGAGACTCCTGCACTGTCACCCTGGGGATCAGCAGATCTGCCTCAGAGCTCCCTCAGAAAgtgcctcctcaccctcctctgcctacagacagcaccagcagcaccttggCTTGCAGCATCTCTGTTTGCCTGAGCTGTCCTTAaggccctgctgccagggagttctccctgggcagtgccctgtgctgggaggggtgtgcagggcagagctgagcccccagggctgggctgggctctggcagcactggcagggacagggcttgTATAGAGAGAAGCAGCTCCCAATAGGCAAAACTCCAGCCAGCAGTTAACCAAACCAGCCCTtggaatgtgtccctgtccagcttcagaggaaaagagagaagggtTTAGAGAAATTAACTTTGCAATTGTAGCCTTCAAACTGTCAACTTTGTTTTGCAAGGATTTTCTAGGTGTGTCCATCATGAACTAGAGGGAGCTGTAATGAGCAAGGGGCACCTGTGTGGGGACCAGCAGGTCTGAATGCactggggcacagggagctctcttttccctctgggCTCCCCACTGTTCAATCTGAGAGCAGGATGTAAGATGAGGCAGTAactcagctgcagcacaaactTCAACTCAATAAAGATTAGCAAAGTAcctgcagaggaagagaaattattttgaggggattccaaataaaatatatagGATTGACTCAAGGAAATGTGTCCCACCTTGTCAATGTCTCCTTTCAACAGTCCACAATGCCCAGAGACagcaaatgtccaacagcagctccatcagccacttcctcctgctgccattggcagacacgcggcagctgcagctcctgaacttctgcctcttcctgggcatctccctggctgccctcctggccaacggcctcatcatcagcgctgtagcctgcggccacctcctgcacacgcccatgttcttcttcctgctcaacctggccctcaccgacctgggctccatcctcaccactgtccccaaagccatgcacaattccctctgggacaccaggaccaTCTCCTACACAGGTTGTGCTGCACAGCTATTTATGCTGGTCTTCTTCCTTGGGTCAGAGCTTGCCCTGCTCACCATCATGTGCTACGACCGCtacgtgtccatctgcaaacccctgcactacgggaccctcctgggcagcagagcttgtgcccacatggcagcagctgcctgggccagtggcTTTCTCAAtgctctgctgcacacagccaatacattttccctgcccctaTGCCAGGGCAATGCCCTGcgccagttcttctgtgaaatcccacacaTCCTCAAACTCTCCTGCTCACACTCCAAACTCAGGGAGCTTGGGATTCTTGTAGTTGGTGCCTGTTTAAATTTTggctgttttgtgttcattgttttatcctatgtgcagatcttcagggctgtgctgaggatcccctctgagcagggacggcacaaagccttttccacctgcctccctcacctggccgtgctctccctgttcctcagcactggcTTTGTTACCTacctgaagcccccctccatctcctccccaacCCTGGATCTTAcactgtcagttctgtactcggtGGTGCCTtcagccctgaaccccctcatctatagcctgaggaaccaggagctcaaggctgcagtgtggacaCTGATCTCGGGAcgatttcagaaaaattaaattgattgCCATTTTCTACACATCACTTgtaataaaaatcaattttatgaCACTTTCTTTTTGGTtatcagttttggttttttcctgtgGCTCCAAACTATGTCAGTGAGGGGCTGTGCTCTCAGTGGCTTTAAACACATTTAAGGATCTCCCAGAAAAGTTTTCACTGGAGATCCCCATTTTATTCTCTTCTCtgtagctgcagcagcaatgtctgtgtgcagagctggggcagatcagtgctggcacagcagctgtgcccaggagcagcagca of the Hirundo rustica isolate bHirRus1 unplaced genomic scaffold, bHirRus1.pri.v3 scaffold_355_arrow_ctg1, whole genome shotgun sequence genome contains:
- the LOC120747971 gene encoding olfactory receptor 14A16-like, with amino-acid sequence MSNSSSISHFLLLPLADTRQLQLLNFCLFLGISLAALLANGLIISAVACGHLLHTPMFFFLLNLALTDLGSILTTVPKAMHNSLWDTRTISYTGCAAQLFMLVFFLGSELALLTIMCYDRYVSICKPLHYGTLLGSRACAHMAAAAWASGFLNALLHTANTFSLPLCQGNALRQFFCEIPHILKLSCSHSKLRELGILVVGACLNFGCFVFIVLSYVQIFRAVLRIPSEQGRHKAFSTCLPHLAVLSLFLSTGFVTYLKPPSISSPTLDLTLSVLYSVVPSALNPLIYSLRNQELKAAVWTLISGRFQKN